Proteins co-encoded in one Ziziphus jujuba cultivar Dongzao chromosome 9, ASM3175591v1 genomic window:
- the LOC107426686 gene encoding auxin-induced protein 15A — MGFRLPSVVPAKRLRRSLSNSKKATNIPKGHLAVYVGETEMKRFVIPVSIINQPSFQDLLIQAEEEFGFEHPMGALTIPCRQDTFVDLISRQNML; from the coding sequence ATGGGTTTCCGTCTGCCTAGTGTAGTTCCTGCAAAGAGGCTTAGACGGTCTCTTTCAAACTCAAAGAAAGCAACTAATATCCCAAAAGGCCACTTGGCTGTTTATGTTGGAGAGACTGAAATGAAGCGGTTTGTGATTCCTGTTTCAATCATAAACCAGCCTTCATTTCAAGACTTGCTAATTCAGGCTGAAGAGGAATTTGGATTTGAACATCCAATGGGTGCTTTAACAATTCCCTGCAGACAAGATACCTTTGTTGATCTTATCTCTCGACAGAACATGCTATGA
- the LOC132805382 gene encoding auxin-induced protein 15A-like: MGFRLPSVVPAKILKRSLSSSKRRDSIAVDVPKGHLAIYVGKTEKKRFVIAVSVLNQPSFQDLLIQAEEEFGFEHPMGALTIPCSEDAFVDLFSSLNLF; encoded by the coding sequence ATGGGTTTCCGTTTGCCTAGTGTTGTTCCTGCTAAGATACTTAAACGGTCTCTTTCAAGCTCAAAGAGAAGAGACTCAATTGCAGTTGATGTCCCAAAAGGCCATTTGGCAATTTATGTTGGAAAGACAGAAAAGAAGCGGTTTGTGATTGCTGTGTCAGTCCTAAACCAGCCTTCATTTCAAGACTTGCTAATTCAGGCTGAAGAAGAATTTGGATTTGAACATCCAATGGGTGCTCTAACAATTCCCTGCAGTGAAGATGCATTTGTTGATCTTTTTTCTAGCCTGAATCTGTTCTGA